The Amycolatopsis umgeniensis DNA segment ACCGACGGGATTTCCGCCGCGACCGAGCGGGCCATGGCCGCGTGGTCGAACCGTTCGTGCTCTCCGACGGTCAGGATCGCCGCGGCCTCGCTCTGTTCGGCGAAGTGCCGCAGTTCGCTGACGCGGTGCGCGGGCAGCGCGAACACCGGCAACGCGCCTGCCCGCCACAGTCCGAAGACGACGGACGCGAATTCCGGCACGTTCGGCAGTTGCACGACGACCCGGTCACCAGGCCGAATCCCTGCTTCGGCGAATCCGGCGGCGAGCCGGTGCGCGCGTTCGTCGAGTTCGGCGAAGGTCCAGCGGGCGGTCTCGCCGATCACGGCGAGGCGTTCGGCGTAGGCCTCGGCGAGGCTGGTCAGCAGCTTGCCGAAGGTCTGGCCGCGCCAGTGTCCCGAAGCCCGGTAGCGAGCGGCGGTTTCGGGCGGCCAGGGCACGTGGTCCGGGTTCACGCCACTCCCTCCAGCCCGAGCGCCCGCAGCATGGTGCCGAACTTCGCGCCGGTCTCGGCGAGCTCGGCCGCCGGGTCGGAGCCCGCCACCACTCCCGCGCCGGCGAACAGCCGCACGGTCCGGTCGCGGACCTCGGCGCAGCGGATGGTGACGACCCATTCACCGTCACCGTCCTGATCGGTCCAGCCGACGAGACCCGCGTAGTAGCCGCGATCCTCGGGTTCGAGCGCGGCGATGGTGTCGCGGGCGAGTCCGGTCGGGACACCGCATACGGCGGGCGTCGGATGCAGCGCCTCGGCCAGCGCGAGCGCGGACGAACCCGCGTCACCCGCGTCGGCGAGCCGCCCGCTGATCCGGGTCGAGAGATGCCACATCGTGGGGGTGCCGATCACCTCGGGTTCGGCGGGAACATCGAGGTCCACACAGAACCGGCCCAGCACCCCGGCCACCTGCGCCGCGACGTGGGCGTGTTCGGCGAGGTCCTTTTCGGACGCCAGCAGCTCACTGATCCGGCGCGCGTTCTCCGCGTCGTCGGCCACTCGCGGTCGCGACCCCGCCAGCGGGTTGGCCGTCACGATCCGGCCGCGCCGGGAGACCAGCAGCTCCGGGCTCGCGCCGATCAGGGTGCGCGGCGCGGGATCCCCGGGCGCGCTGACATCGACGGCGAAAGCGTGGGCCGCCGGGTCTGCGTGGACGAGACGGGCCAGCAGCCGCGGCACGGCGATGGGATCGCCACCGGTGACGTCGAGGCAGCGGGCCAGCACGATCTTGCGCAGGTCACCGTCGCGGATCTCGTCCAGCGCCCGTTCGACGGCAGTGGTGTAGACCTCCGGCGCGGGGCGCGGCGAAACCGACCAGCTACCGCCACCGAGCGGGGCGACCGGCCTCCCCGCTCCCGGCGGGCCCGCCCGGCGCACCACGGCGGGCACCACCAAGCTGCTCGGGGCATCGGGCCGGAACCCGATCGCCCCGGCCACCACGGGCTCCGTCACGCCCGCCACGAGGGCGGCGTCGAGGACTTCGGCGGCGGCGTGGGCGCGCCTGCCCGGCGCCGCGTGGACCGGGGAGTACACCCCGTCGGCGAGCAGCGATCCTCGAGCGGACGAGTAGTAGAACGATCCGGGCAGGTACGCCGCCAGCAGATCGGCCGCCTGGTGGACCGGCCTTGGTCGGGCCGGTGCAGGTGAGGACACGACAGGATTCCCTTTCGCAAATACTACTGACCAGGTGGGCACTCTTGGTGTGTCGCAGTGCCTCTTGCCGACGCGGACCGCGACCCCCCGGACGCGCCGAACACACCTTTTCGGTTAGCCTAACCTAATCATATGGACCCGAAAAGTCTTCGTTGCGTCATCGAGATCACGCGCGGAGCGTGGCGCCGCCGTCGACGTAGAGGTTCTGCATCGTGATGTGCCGCGCCCGATCGGAGGCCAAAAACAGGACCGCGTCGGCGATGTCGGCGGGTTCGGCTATCCGGCCCAGCGGTATGCCGACCCGGTATTGCTCCTGATTTCCCGCGATGACACGGTCCGCACCGTTTTCGTCCGTCCACAGTAGACGCTGCATATCGGTGTCGGTCGAGCCGGGCGAGACGATGTTGCAGCGGATTCCGGAGCCCGCGAGTTCGAGGCCGAGGCAGCGGGTCAGCATCGTCGCCGCGGCCTTCGAGGCGGCATAGGCCGCCATCCCGGTCCGTGGGACACCCGCGGCGTTCGACCCGACCGTCACCAGCACACCGCTCCGGCGGGGCACCATCCGGCGGGAAATCTCGCGGAGCACGGTGAAGACACCGGTGGAGTTGACCGCGAAGGTCGCCGCCCAGTCCTCGTCGCTCGTCTCACGGACGGTCCCCGGTTTCAGCACGCCCGCGACGGCCGCCCCGATCCCGATCGGCCCGAGTTCGCGTTCGACCTCGTCGACCACCCGGGCCACGGCCGAGGGATCCCCGACGTCCGCGACGAACGAGGTCACCCCGTCCCGGGAAGACCCCTCCACCAGATCCACCGCCGCCACGATCGCGCCGGCCTCGGCGAGCCCGGCCACGACGGCCGCCCCGATCCCGCGCGCGCCTCCGGTGACGAGCGCGACCTTGCCCTCGATCCCTTCCACGCCGAACCACCCCACGTCCATTTGCTTAGCCTTGCCTAAGCTAGCTGGGGAATCCGGGCAAAGCGAGGGAACGACACCGGTGATTCGGGCCACTCCTAACCGGGCAGCGGGCAGGACAGTGGACCTCTCACGCTTCCTCCGCCCCGTAAGGTGATCTGCGCGCTGCCGCCGAGCGAGTCCCTGGCGGTGCACACGATCTGGTCGACGGCTCTCGCCGACAGCCCGGTGACGGCGACCGAAAGGGTCACCGTCACGCCGTTGGGTGCGGGTATCTGGTCGAGAACCGTGATACCAGGTGGGACTTCGCTGGTGTAGCGACGTTCCCGCTCGCTCTCGTCCGGACCGGCGGCGAGCAGGTCGATGGGGCTCGCCGGGGCCAGTTCGCCGGCGAGCGGACGCAGCACCCGGACCGGCTGCCCGCCGGACAGGAAGTAGAGCACCGCCCCGTTGGCCGGGCCGACCGGCGCGGGCGCGCCGGGGATCACACCGCT contains these protein-coding regions:
- a CDS encoding isochorismate synthase translates to MSSPAPARPRPVHQAADLLAAYLPGSFYYSSARGSLLADGVYSPVHAAPGRRAHAAAEVLDAALVAGVTEPVVAGAIGFRPDAPSSLVVPAVVRRAGPPGAGRPVAPLGGGSWSVSPRPAPEVYTTAVERALDEIRDGDLRKIVLARCLDVTGGDPIAVPRLLARLVHADPAAHAFAVDVSAPGDPAPRTLIGASPELLVSRRGRIVTANPLAGSRPRVADDAENARRISELLASEKDLAEHAHVAAQVAGVLGRFCVDLDVPAEPEVIGTPTMWHLSTRISGRLADAGDAGSSALALAEALHPTPAVCGVPTGLARDTIAALEPEDRGYYAGLVGWTDQDGDGEWVVTIRCAEVRDRTVRLFAGAGVVAGSDPAAELAETGAKFGTMLRALGLEGVA
- a CDS encoding GerMN domain-containing protein, with the translated sequence MRKTWLVLLLMVSAVAGCGVRPSGVIPGAPAPVGPANGAVLYFLSGGQPVRVLRPLAGELAPASPIDLLAAGPDESERERRYTSEVPPGITVLDQIPAPNGVTVTLSVAVTGLSARAVDQIVCTARDSLGGSAQITLRGGGSVRGPLSCPLPG
- the dhbA gene encoding 2,3-dihydro-2,3-dihydroxybenzoate dehydrogenase → MEGIEGKVALVTGGARGIGAAVVAGLAEAGAIVAAVDLVEGSSRDGVTSFVADVGDPSAVARVVDEVERELGPIGIGAAVAGVLKPGTVRETSDEDWAATFAVNSTGVFTVLREISRRMVPRRSGVLVTVGSNAAGVPRTGMAAYAASKAAATMLTRCLGLELAGSGIRCNIVSPGSTDTDMQRLLWTDENGADRVIAGNQEQYRVGIPLGRIAEPADIADAVLFLASDRARHITMQNLYVDGGATLRA